A region from the Variovorax sp. V93 genome encodes:
- a CDS encoding RHS repeat-associated core domain-containing protein, translating into MARRIGAAVAALLCLSLPVAVVAQGNVVPPNGTMSAEVVDLSVQTAMGSVSWKRTFNGTGWRFNRNWDGISASYKPSMTQSTGGGSPGMSYGSQGGGSSTCWIWVDEDWQPGDGVTVPIGGGSGSAPAVPPETYLPLNRSYSQTAVPLDTVITTGFASGCGSIGGNLGGNSSEVLEGWRRQSQLYVGAGGTYVFKNRFFLRKQAILKLPAGSAVPVGGSVPLVGAANVASGWRWSDKSGEWAEYDDEGRMSRYGDKNNNAIWLQRNAAGQLVRIVDGGAGGTATSGTVLITLHYNAAGYLVQAKDWPQVGNSLDLPQRTVTYTYDAQGRMTGVADVRGNTTAYDYDSKSRLIKTTDPRGGETKLTYESEGTTVKSMTAADGGVTDYSSSWDSTKKLFYSKVQGPATAAGRRTEDYSHDRAGDLVRYEVNGRTEIEVKRDPSARTETRTNARGFATVLTRNEFEQITQIEYPDGSKVTTSYDANLLNPVEETNELGVKTRYEYDGKGNLTKMTEALGSPDERITEFQRDAAGRSIGITRKGRTEPNGTVTPDATWRLSYDQAGQLARTVDPEGNQRGYVYSRLGDLMQYTEPTGAVWSYAYDADSNQLSETDPLGKIVAAAYDETGNRTSATDERGKVYQFTYDRMNRQLKQSDPTGAAYATSYNAQGSLISVTDGGGKSMQMDYDALVRLTKATDAKGQSYSLEYAEPDGTDKGARKPGQLNYPTFQRQFRYDARERTTLTNDKAGAESRIESYTWDGASRQKTTTDANGKTRYYSYTPHGEINEVKDPLGNSIRLVRDTRSNVIEVVDANGKSTRMTYDRRNLLTSTIDALGNTTRYAHDANGWLSSITQANGQKVGYDFDAVGRVVAQREYDAQASLVKTTSFTYDAAGNLLTWNDGTYSAGRSYEDSDQLSSETINYGGFSLTHAYSYYGNKEIKTYTGPDGAAIEYGYDSTGLLESLTIPGLGTLSVTEWQWFAPKKVVLPGGTEQRMEFDAYQSLTRLRVVNPAQATVFELQNKFGKLAEVKQSIIDGNTSEYALDDAGRLTALDASALSGRSEAFTLDSNSNRLTHSRTGSGTWVYDSAGQLTQRPAASGTGIVSYQYDASGNLIQKTDTTKNEPARTTRYMWDAFKRLSEVRDGAGDLVARYYYDPFDRRIRKELGNSAILATAGTGGSDIRNAVTHYLQSEWGLLAEADGVGKVQTAYGWNPQNLASTAPIYARLADTSQPGIWRTVYYHNDHLGAPQRITDAAGTVVWSASYDAYGKATAQTTANVATAVTSHLRYPGQYWDAETGLHYNDRRYYDPDVGRYIARDPVGFEGGINLYAYVGASPNRYIDPTGEVAFLAPLAWAGARAAAGAAIRWAARRYAACMVSCVGMDVAMDTAGQMLGVSCDDPNLLESGKACAKDCLWSLIPIPRPCKYSDAVGTAIGVGGAVLDGGGSGEGSGFGGFGGWALPRFGDGGLRDNSFTGDTLVHVKGSDGTPALKPIADIQVGDEVLAWDELAVVDGQLSQSRPLRLRQKDQQAQDSQAKDIFGIRGPDATRYEKVSDIISSEKQQRLVHLTLDTGEKLTATDGHPFRTSEGWRDAIMLKQGGKLLLKGIGSGDDDSAGAATIAGIQIETKTVRVFNLEVENLHTFFVGEEGLVVHNGSFYLVPGCRTPSGKPYVGRTKNDKVSKRGKRDGRDRRDEDRVGSYPDGDTEAARKGEQDLIDQHGGPGTLDNKRNEIKKKK; encoded by the coding sequence ATGGCACGCCGCATAGGAGCGGCGGTGGCGGCGTTGCTCTGTCTGAGCCTGCCCGTGGCCGTTGTGGCTCAAGGCAATGTCGTCCCTCCCAACGGCACCATGAGCGCGGAAGTCGTCGACCTGAGCGTGCAGACCGCCATGGGCAGTGTGTCCTGGAAACGTACCTTCAACGGTACGGGTTGGCGCTTCAATCGCAATTGGGACGGCATCTCGGCCAGCTACAAGCCGTCCATGACGCAGAGCACCGGTGGGGGCTCGCCCGGCATGAGCTATGGCAGCCAGGGCGGCGGGTCCTCGACCTGCTGGATCTGGGTCGACGAGGACTGGCAACCCGGTGATGGCGTGACCGTCCCGATCGGTGGAGGCAGCGGCAGCGCTCCGGCAGTGCCTCCCGAAACCTACCTGCCGCTCAATCGCAGCTACAGCCAGACTGCAGTTCCCCTGGACACGGTCATTACCACGGGCTTCGCGAGCGGTTGTGGAAGCATCGGCGGCAATCTGGGGGGTAATTCCAGCGAAGTGCTCGAAGGCTGGCGCCGCCAAAGCCAGCTGTATGTCGGCGCCGGCGGAACCTACGTCTTCAAGAATCGCTTCTTTCTGAGGAAGCAGGCCATTCTCAAGCTTCCGGCGGGCAGTGCCGTTCCCGTGGGGGGCAGCGTGCCCCTGGTCGGCGCGGCGAACGTCGCCAGCGGCTGGCGCTGGAGCGACAAGTCAGGCGAGTGGGCCGAGTATGACGACGAAGGTCGGATGAGCCGGTATGGCGACAAGAACAACAACGCCATCTGGCTGCAGCGCAATGCGGCAGGTCAGCTGGTGCGCATCGTTGATGGCGGCGCCGGTGGCACCGCGACCAGCGGCACCGTTCTGATCACGCTGCACTACAACGCCGCCGGCTATCTTGTGCAGGCCAAGGATTGGCCGCAGGTGGGAAACAGTCTCGACCTGCCGCAGCGCACCGTCACCTACACCTATGATGCGCAGGGCCGCATGACCGGCGTGGCCGACGTGCGCGGCAATACCACCGCCTATGACTACGACAGCAAGTCCCGGCTGATCAAGACCACCGACCCCAGGGGTGGTGAAACCAAGCTGACGTATGAATCCGAGGGCACCACCGTCAAGAGCATGACGGCGGCGGATGGAGGCGTCACCGACTACAGCTCAAGCTGGGACAGCACCAAGAAGCTCTTCTACAGCAAGGTGCAGGGCCCCGCGACGGCTGCAGGCCGACGCACCGAAGACTACAGCCACGACCGCGCGGGCGACTTGGTGAGGTACGAGGTCAACGGACGCACCGAGATCGAGGTCAAGCGAGACCCGAGTGCCAGAACGGAGACAAGAACCAACGCCAGAGGCTTCGCCACCGTCCTCACCAGAAACGAGTTCGAGCAGATCACGCAGATCGAGTATCCGGATGGAAGCAAGGTCACAACTAGCTACGACGCAAACCTGCTGAACCCCGTCGAGGAGACGAATGAACTGGGGGTGAAGACCCGGTACGAATACGACGGCAAGGGCAATCTCACGAAGATGACCGAAGCGCTGGGGTCGCCCGATGAGCGCATCACCGAATTCCAGCGCGATGCAGCGGGCAGGTCCATCGGCATCACGCGCAAAGGCCGGACGGAACCCAACGGCACCGTTACACCCGATGCCACGTGGCGTCTGAGCTACGACCAGGCAGGCCAGCTGGCTCGGACCGTCGACCCGGAAGGTAACCAACGCGGATACGTCTACAGCCGCCTCGGCGATCTCATGCAATACACCGAGCCCACTGGTGCAGTGTGGAGCTACGCGTACGACGCCGACAGCAATCAGCTCTCGGAAACCGATCCGCTAGGCAAGATCGTCGCGGCTGCATACGACGAAACTGGAAATCGGACGTCGGCGACCGACGAGCGCGGCAAGGTGTACCAATTCACTTACGACAGGATGAACCGCCAGCTCAAGCAGAGCGATCCCACGGGGGCGGCCTATGCCACGAGCTACAACGCTCAGGGCTCATTGATATCCGTCACCGACGGCGGCGGCAAGTCCATGCAGATGGACTACGACGCGCTCGTCCGGCTGACGAAGGCGACCGATGCTAAGGGGCAGAGTTACTCGCTGGAGTATGCAGAGCCCGACGGCACAGACAAGGGTGCACGTAAGCCTGGCCAGCTGAACTACCCCACTTTCCAGCGCCAGTTCCGCTACGACGCGCGCGAGCGGACGACGTTGACGAACGACAAGGCGGGCGCCGAGTCGCGGATAGAAAGCTACACGTGGGACGGCGCGAGTCGACAGAAAACGACAACCGACGCCAACGGCAAGACCCGTTATTACAGCTATACGCCACACGGAGAGATCAACGAAGTCAAAGATCCCTTGGGCAACAGCATCAGGCTGGTGCGCGATACGCGCAGCAACGTCATCGAAGTCGTGGACGCCAATGGCAAGTCCACCCGCATGACCTATGACCGGCGCAATCTGCTGACCTCGACGATCGATGCCCTGGGTAACACCACCCGCTACGCGCACGACGCCAACGGCTGGCTCAGCAGCATCACTCAGGCCAACGGACAGAAGGTCGGCTATGACTTCGACGCAGTGGGTCGGGTCGTCGCCCAGCGCGAGTACGACGCCCAAGCATCGCTGGTCAAGACCACCAGCTTCACCTATGACGCTGCCGGCAACCTTCTGACCTGGAACGATGGCACCTACAGCGCGGGGCGAAGCTACGAAGATTCCGATCAGTTGAGCAGCGAAACCATCAATTACGGCGGCTTCAGCCTCACCCACGCCTATTCCTACTACGGCAACAAAGAGATCAAGACATACACCGGGCCGGATGGCGCTGCTATCGAGTACGGCTATGACAGCACCGGCTTGCTGGAGAGCCTCACCATTCCCGGCCTTGGCACCCTGTCCGTGACCGAATGGCAGTGGTTTGCGCCGAAGAAGGTGGTTCTGCCCGGCGGGACCGAGCAGCGCATGGAGTTCGACGCCTATCAGAGCCTCACTCGCCTGAGAGTCGTCAATCCGGCCCAGGCAACAGTGTTCGAATTGCAGAACAAGTTCGGCAAGCTAGCCGAAGTCAAGCAATCCATCATCGACGGCAACACCTCCGAATATGCGCTGGACGACGCCGGTCGACTCACGGCTCTCGATGCAAGCGCGCTGAGCGGTCGCAGCGAAGCATTCACCCTTGACAGCAACAGCAATCGTCTGACCCACAGCAGGACAGGCAGCGGTACCTGGGTGTACGACAGCGCTGGCCAATTGACACAACGACCCGCAGCGAGCGGCACCGGCATCGTCAGCTACCAGTACGATGCATCGGGCAATCTCATTCAGAAGACCGACACCACCAAAAACGAGCCCGCGCGCACCACACGTTATATGTGGGATGCGTTCAAGCGTCTGAGCGAAGTGCGCGACGGGGCCGGCGACCTTGTCGCCCGCTACTACTACGACCCTTTCGATCGTCGCATCCGCAAGGAGCTGGGCAATTCGGCCATCCTGGCCACGGCCGGGACCGGCGGAAGCGACATCCGGAATGCTGTCACCCATTACCTGCAAAGCGAATGGGGCCTCCTCGCTGAGGCCGATGGCGTTGGCAAAGTCCAGACTGCGTACGGCTGGAACCCACAGAATCTAGCCAGCACCGCGCCTATCTATGCGCGCCTGGCAGACACGAGCCAGCCGGGCATCTGGCGCACTGTTTACTACCACAACGACCACTTGGGCGCCCCGCAGCGGATTACCGACGCCGCCGGCACGGTGGTGTGGAGCGCCAGCTACGACGCCTACGGCAAGGCAACTGCCCAGACAACCGCCAACGTCGCCACTGCTGTCACCAGCCACCTGCGTTATCCCGGCCAATACTGGGATGCGGAAACCGGCCTGCACTACAACGACCGCCGCTACTACGACCCCGATGTGGGGCGCTACATCGCGCGCGACCCCGTAGGGTTCGAGGGCGGCATTAATCTATACGCTTATGTCGGCGCGTCGCCCAATCGTTACATCGACCCTACGGGGGAAGTAGCGTTTCTGGCCCCTCTGGCATGGGCAGGAGCGCGTGCTGCAGCGGGCGCCGCGATCAGATGGGCGGCCCGTCGGTACGCAGCTTGCATGGTCAGCTGTGTGGGCATGGATGTGGCAATGGATACCGCAGGCCAGATGCTCGGCGTGAGCTGTGACGATCCAAACCTGCTGGAATCGGGCAAGGCCTGTGCCAAGGACTGCCTGTGGTCGCTCATTCCTATCCCAAGACCTTGCAAGTATTCCGATGCAGTGGGTACAGCCATTGGGGTAGGCGGCGCGGTGCTCGATGGTGGTGGTAGTGGGGAGGGCAGTGGTTTCGGAGGCTTTGGCGGTTGGGCTCTGCCCAGGTTTGGTGACGGCGGCTTGAGAGACAACAGTTTCACCGGCGATACCTTGGTACACGTGAAAGGTTCAGATGGAACCCCTGCTCTCAAGCCTATTGCAGATATCCAGGTTGGCGATGAAGTGCTGGCTTGGGACGAGCTGGCCGTGGTGGACGGCCAGCTCAGCCAAAGCCGCCCGCTGCGCCTGAGGCAAAAGGACCAACAAGCTCAAGACTCACAAGCAAAGGACATCTTCGGTATTCGTGGACCGGATGCCACTCGCTACGAAAAAGTGAGCGACATCATTAGCAGCGAGAAGCAGCAGCGGCTGGTGCATCTGACGCTGGACACAGGCGAGAAATTAACGGCCACCGATGGCCACCCCTTCAGGACCAGCGAAGGATGGCGGGACGCCATCATGCTCAAGCAAGGTGGAAAGCTCCTGCTCAAGGGCATTGGAAGCGGAGATGACGACTCAGCCGGCGCGGCCACCATTGCGGGCATCCAGATCGAGACAAAGACAGTCAGAGTCTTCAATCTTGAGGTGGAAAACCTTCATACCTTCTTCGTGGGTGAAGAAGGATTGGTGGTTCACAACGGCAGTTTCTACCTTGTCCCTGGATGCAGAACTCCAAGCGGGAAGCCATACGTGGGTAGAACAAAAAACGACAAGGTTTCAAAGCGCGGAAAACGCGATGGAAGAGATAGACGGGATGAGGATCGAGTCGGTAGCTACCCGGATGGTGACACCGAAGCAGCAAGAAAAGGCGAACAAGACTTAATTGATCAACATGGTGGCCCGGGCACCCTCGACAATAAACGTAACGAAATCAAGAAGAAAAAATGA
- the gspG gene encoding type II secretion system major pseudopilin GspG → MQSHSSSIRHSGAAPRRARGFTLLELLVVIVIIGLLTAIVGPRYFSQIGKSEQSTAKAQIDALSKALDAYRLDTGHYPSTEQGLQALVVKPNGEAKWNGPYMQKKIPPDPWGKDYIYRTPGQTAEFDLLSYGKDGQAGGEKENADVSFH, encoded by the coding sequence ATGCAATCCCACTCTTCTTCCATTCGCCATTCCGGTGCGGCGCCTCGCCGTGCGCGCGGCTTCACCTTGCTCGAGCTGTTGGTGGTGATCGTCATCATCGGTCTGCTCACGGCCATCGTGGGGCCGCGCTATTTCTCGCAGATCGGCAAGTCCGAGCAGAGCACGGCCAAGGCGCAGATCGATGCCTTGTCCAAGGCGCTGGACGCCTATCGGCTGGACACCGGCCACTATCCGTCCACCGAGCAGGGGCTGCAGGCCCTGGTGGTCAAGCCGAACGGCGAGGCCAAGTGGAACGGCCCCTACATGCAGAAGAAGATCCCGCCCGATCCGTGGGGCAAGGACTACATCTATCGCACGCCGGGACAGACGGCGGAGTTCGACCTGCTCTCGTACGGCAAGGACGGGCAGGCCGGCGGCGAGAAAGAGAACGCCGATGTGTCGTTTCATTGA
- a CDS encoding DUF4265 domain-containing protein has product MSAQVQELEVRFRLVQDADDWPPFAVESLWCTPIGDNIYQVGNVPYFVKDIRYRDKIKVTYDKGVAWFESVLEPSDYSTVHVFCFDPKKAQSLLKWAKKNGCIFEVAYKANYFAIGIPPSISRKAWMKKFKALESLEDDGFEFEIAAG; this is encoded by the coding sequence ATGAGCGCGCAAGTGCAGGAGCTCGAAGTTCGTTTTCGGCTTGTTCAAGATGCAGATGATTGGCCGCCATTTGCGGTGGAGTCGCTGTGGTGCACACCAATTGGAGACAACATTTATCAAGTGGGAAATGTGCCTTATTTTGTGAAAGATATAAGGTATAGAGACAAGATCAAGGTGACCTACGATAAGGGTGTGGCTTGGTTTGAAAGTGTACTTGAGCCGTCTGATTACTCTACCGTCCATGTTTTTTGTTTTGATCCAAAAAAAGCGCAATCTTTATTGAAGTGGGCGAAAAAGAATGGCTGCATTTTCGAGGTTGCATATAAGGCAAACTATTTTGCAATAGGAATTCCTCCTTCAATCTCAAGAAAAGCATGGATGAAGAAATTCAAAGCGCTCGAGTCTTTGGAAGATGATGGATTCGAGTTCGAGATTGCTGCGGGTTGA